A stretch of the Bacillus sp. B-jedd genome encodes the following:
- a CDS encoding 5'-nucleotidase C-terminal domain-containing protein has protein sequence MRLFRKQLFILTAIFMVLAGTVLPFAGKASAADENYITVAQAIANNKGTATVKGYIIGFTTGTNKYDFDAPFDDDINLAIADSPSERDPAKIMPVQLTSGFRSDFGLKTNPKNQGKQIFVTGSLEKYFTVSGLKSPTAMSFVGETPTDPDPGPIPAEGLKIHEIQGSSHESPYKDQNVKGVRGIVTFVQDASNFYMQSVTPDNNPNTSEGILVYKPTHNVKVGDLVSVDGLVKEWVLDGYNDKLQTDLAMTELNAAGAGASISVISKGNPLPEALVIGKDIFPPTQVVDNDRFGTFDPDEDGIDFYESIEGMRVAIENPTATAPQKYGEIPVIAGKVEGKPYTIAGGTILTKDTSNPERIHILMGDRDYVNKTGDRLNGTVTGVISYGFQNYKLLTDRASLPEKVEGATARETSTIKKDADKLTVATYNMENYRASEVEKTNKIAQSIVKNMNAPDIVGLVEVQDNNGPTNDGTTDASNNYQALINAIKAAGGPTYKWTDIAPENLKDGGEPGGNIRVGYIYNPERVQLAEGKPKGTATQAVGYENGALTLNPGRISPTNTAFNSSRKPLAAEFFFNGEKVIVIANHFNSKGGDQPIFGKNQPPVLGSEAQRVQIATIVNNFVSDVQTKNPDANVVVLGDLNDFEFSKPLEVLKGNDLTNLIETVPQPERYTYNYQGNAQVLDHMLVSNRLANSAELDIVHLNSDFSAAQGRVSDHDPLVAQIDLTPEPAGPKPLDLTIMHVNDSHAHVEQYPKLVTAVNEVRGQAKNSLLLDAGDVFSGTLYFKQYQGLADLEFMNKLRYDAMTFGNHEFDKTSETLANFISKSNFPIVSANVDVSKDASLGKLFENSISENAEGGKIYPAIVKEIDGEKVGIFGLTTPDTTFLANPADEIVFNNAIDKAKETVAALNAQGVNKIIALSHLGYVPDQDLAAKVEGIDVIVGGHSHTKLDKPVVVQKEEPTLIVQANEYLNYLGKLEVSFDENGVITSHNGVLLDLKNYAADADAAARVAQLRAPLDDLRKQVVGHTTVPLNGFRDDVRSKETNLGNMIADAMAAKANESLPTTIAIQNGGGIRASIDKGDITLGQILEVMPFENQLVALELTGAEIWEALENGVSQVETKQGKFPQVSGLRFQYDPAKPPMDRVWSVEVKNGNKYEAIDLSKTYRVATNAFVADGGDGYTSFKKAKDDGRINELFVVDFEVLASYIEKNSPISPAVEGRIIAGEEPPAIVTGWVEQNGQWFYYDEAGKKVTGWLELDGKKYYLDPAADGARVSGWRTIDGAVYYFDKEGVQQSGWLVLDGKKYYLDPAADGARVSGWKTIDGAVYYFDKDGVMQTGAVAIGGKTYLFDENGVQQTDKWSKYDGWWYKLDKDGVVTKKQEFAPPGQIGNTPGQGGNNPGQSGETPGKGKKGNAA, from the coding sequence TTGCGTTTATTCAGAAAACAGCTTTTTATACTAACGGCGATTTTCATGGTGCTTGCCGGAACGGTCCTTCCGTTCGCTGGGAAAGCCAGCGCCGCCGATGAAAACTACATCACCGTCGCCCAGGCGATTGCCAATAACAAAGGCACAGCAACGGTTAAGGGGTATATTATTGGTTTTACTACTGGTACAAACAAATACGATTTTGACGCTCCGTTTGATGATGATATAAACCTTGCCATAGCGGACTCACCATCAGAAAGGGATCCGGCTAAAATTATGCCGGTCCAGCTCACCTCAGGGTTCCGTTCAGATTTCGGTCTGAAAACTAACCCGAAAAATCAAGGGAAACAAATCTTTGTCACAGGATCTCTGGAAAAGTATTTCACCGTTTCGGGACTAAAATCACCAACAGCCATGAGCTTTGTAGGGGAAACGCCTACTGATCCAGATCCTGGCCCAATACCTGCGGAAGGCCTAAAAATCCATGAAATCCAAGGCTCCTCCCACGAGTCGCCTTATAAAGATCAAAACGTAAAAGGCGTTCGGGGTATTGTCACCTTTGTACAGGATGCGAGCAATTTCTATATGCAGTCCGTCACGCCTGACAATAATCCGAACACTTCAGAAGGCATCCTTGTCTACAAGCCAACACACAACGTGAAGGTTGGCGATCTTGTATCCGTTGACGGCCTTGTAAAGGAATGGGTACTTGACGGCTACAATGACAAGCTGCAAACAGACCTTGCGATGACCGAGCTTAACGCAGCCGGAGCAGGTGCGTCTATATCTGTCATCAGTAAAGGCAATCCGCTTCCTGAGGCTTTAGTCATAGGGAAGGATATCTTCCCTCCGACACAAGTTGTCGATAATGATCGATTTGGGACTTTCGACCCAGATGAGGATGGAATCGATTTTTATGAAAGCATTGAAGGTATGCGTGTTGCAATAGAAAACCCAACTGCGACTGCCCCGCAAAAATACGGCGAAATCCCGGTTATTGCCGGAAAAGTTGAAGGAAAGCCTTACACTATCGCAGGCGGGACCATTTTGACAAAAGACACCTCGAACCCTGAACGGATTCACATCCTGATGGGCGACCGTGATTATGTAAACAAAACAGGTGACCGACTAAACGGCACTGTGACAGGTGTTATCAGCTATGGTTTCCAAAATTATAAGCTTCTGACCGATCGTGCCAGCCTGCCTGAAAAAGTGGAAGGCGCCACAGCCCGTGAAACATCAACAATTAAAAAAGACGCGGACAAGCTGACGGTAGCTACCTATAATATGGAGAACTACCGTGCTTCCGAGGTTGAAAAGACGAATAAGATAGCTCAGTCCATTGTGAAAAACATGAATGCTCCAGATATTGTCGGCTTAGTCGAAGTCCAGGACAATAATGGCCCGACAAATGATGGAACGACCGATGCTTCTAATAACTATCAGGCGCTTATCAATGCAATCAAAGCTGCAGGCGGACCAACTTATAAGTGGACTGATATCGCGCCTGAGAACTTGAAGGACGGCGGCGAGCCTGGCGGGAATATCCGCGTTGGATACATCTACAATCCTGAACGGGTTCAGCTTGCAGAAGGAAAGCCTAAAGGCACAGCGACACAGGCAGTAGGCTATGAAAACGGCGCCCTGACTTTGAACCCTGGACGGATCAGCCCAACCAACACCGCATTCAACTCAAGCCGCAAGCCGCTCGCAGCAGAGTTCTTCTTCAATGGCGAAAAAGTGATTGTCATTGCCAACCACTTCAATTCCAAGGGTGGAGATCAGCCGATTTTTGGCAAAAACCAGCCGCCTGTACTTGGCAGCGAAGCACAGCGGGTACAAATTGCAACCATCGTCAACAACTTCGTTTCCGATGTTCAAACAAAGAACCCGGATGCAAACGTTGTGGTACTTGGCGACTTGAATGACTTTGAATTCTCTAAACCGCTTGAAGTTTTGAAAGGCAATGATCTGACAAATCTGATTGAAACGGTTCCACAGCCAGAGCGTTATACGTACAACTACCAGGGTAATGCCCAGGTGCTTGACCACATGCTCGTATCCAACCGCCTGGCTAATTCAGCGGAGCTGGATATTGTCCATTTGAACTCGGACTTCTCAGCTGCCCAGGGACGCGTCAGCGACCACGATCCACTCGTGGCCCAGATTGACCTGACTCCGGAGCCAGCCGGCCCGAAACCGCTTGATTTGACGATCATGCATGTAAACGACAGCCACGCGCATGTCGAGCAGTATCCGAAGCTTGTTACAGCAGTAAATGAAGTGCGCGGCCAGGCAAAGAACAGCCTGCTTCTTGACGCGGGCGATGTCTTCTCCGGCACGCTGTATTTCAAGCAGTACCAGGGGCTTGCTGATCTTGAATTCATGAACAAGCTTCGTTATGATGCGATGACATTCGGCAACCATGAATTCGATAAGACGTCCGAAACCCTAGCAAACTTTATTTCGAAATCGAACTTCCCAATCGTCAGCGCGAACGTTGATGTCAGCAAAGACGCTTCGCTCGGCAAGCTGTTCGAAAACAGCATCAGTGAAAATGCTGAAGGCGGCAAAATTTATCCGGCCATTGTGAAGGAAATCGACGGTGAAAAAGTCGGCATCTTCGGCCTGACGACACCTGATACAACTTTCCTTGCCAACCCGGCTGACGAAATTGTCTTCAATAATGCGATTGACAAGGCAAAGGAAACTGTTGCGGCCCTGAATGCCCAAGGCGTAAACAAGATTATCGCGCTTTCCCACCTTGGCTATGTGCCTGACCAGGATCTTGCCGCAAAAGTCGAAGGCATTGACGTCATCGTCGGCGGCCATTCGCATACAAAGCTGGACAAACCTGTTGTCGTGCAAAAAGAAGAGCCGACCTTAATTGTCCAGGCGAACGAATACTTGAACTATCTCGGCAAGCTGGAAGTTTCTTTTGACGAAAATGGCGTTATCACTAGCCATAACGGCGTCCTTCTTGACCTGAAGAACTATGCAGCCGATGCGGACGCAGCAGCGCGTGTTGCTCAACTAAGGGCTCCGCTTGATGATTTGAGAAAGCAAGTAGTCGGGCATACTACAGTGCCATTGAACGGCTTCCGTGATGATGTCCGTTCGAAGGAAACGAACCTTGGCAACATGATTGCCGATGCGATGGCGGCCAAGGCGAATGAGTCCTTGCCAACAACGATCGCCATCCAGAACGGCGGCGGCATCCGCGCATCGATTGATAAAGGGGATATCACTCTTGGACAAATTCTTGAAGTCATGCCGTTCGAGAACCAGCTGGTCGCCCTTGAACTGACAGGAGCAGAAATATGGGAGGCGCTCGAGAATGGCGTTTCACAGGTGGAAACTAAGCAAGGCAAGTTCCCGCAGGTTTCCGGTCTCCGCTTCCAATACGACCCGGCCAAACCTCCTATGGACAGGGTCTGGAGTGTTGAAGTGAAAAATGGCAACAAATATGAAGCCATTGATCTTAGCAAAACATACCGCGTCGCAACGAACGCATTCGTAGCCGATGGCGGTGACGGCTATACTTCCTTCAAGAAAGCGAAAGATGATGGCCGGATCAATGAACTATTCGTTGTAGACTTCGAAGTGCTCGCTTCCTACATTGAAAAGAACAGCCCGATTTCTCCGGCCGTTGAAGGCAGGATTATTGCAGGCGAAGAGCCACCGGCGATTGTGACTGGCTGGGTTGAACAAAACGGACAATGGTTCTACTACGATGAAGCTGGCAAGAAAGTAACCGGATGGCTAGAGCTTGACGGTAAGAAGTACTATCTCGATCCGGCAGCGGACGGCGCCCGTGTAAGCGGCTGGAGGACCATTGATGGAGCCGTGTACTATTTTGACAAGGAAGGCGTCCAGCAATCTGGCTGGCTCGTTCTTGATGGCAAAAAGTACTACCTCGATCCGGCAGCAGACGGTGCCCGTGTCAGCGGCTGGAAGACCATCGATGGAGCCGTATACTATTTTGACAAGGATGGCGTCATGCAGACAGGAGCTGTCGCCATTGGCGGCAAAACCTATTTATTCGATGAAAACGGCGTCCAGCAGACCGATAAATGGTCCAAATACGATGGCTGGTGGTATAAACTCGATAAAGACGGAGTCGTCACCAAAAAGCAGGAATTCGCGCCGCCTGGACAAATTGGAAACACGCCTGGACAGGGAGGCAATAACCCTGGTCAGAGTGGAGAAACACCAGGGAAAGGCAAAAAGGGTAACGCAGCTTAA
- a CDS encoding PAS domain-containing sensor histidine kinase: MDSGITYIARKLKELGGELAEASPDQRYKLLYHNFDQPSFWQKYLIHLMGQSLEAGNDSVKEDLHALANLLGKRSAGTAGSLDSTISLLYDTRAVIVRLLEQESKAGTISVHDLFDCIRILDPLNHTIVSSVIAHYNEILSITKFALEESAADLKMSLTELAELKKVLNEATIFAVIDEHDNYLYVNERLCEISKYTKEELIGKNPSILDSGYQSREFFQDVLEELNKGKVWNGQILAQAKDGSTYWVDTTLVPFLDSTGKRYKHISLQYDITEQKKTEETLLKAEKLSMVGELAAGFAHEIRNPLTTIKGFVQLLTETTKETVFTRTILDEIDRINSIVSDFMIFARPHSTDFRQSDLVGILHDAVKFLEPEATLRSVLLITHFPKKEVLINGEKNQLKQVFLNIIKNAIEAIVDGGIVSILLEEQEKQVAITITDTGVGMTEEQLAKLGEPFFTTKATGNGLGLMVTHKIIRDHRGTIEVQSEGPGKGSTFIITFPYRQ, translated from the coding sequence ATGGACAGTGGCATTACGTATATAGCCCGGAAGCTTAAAGAGCTCGGCGGTGAACTGGCTGAGGCTAGTCCTGATCAGAGATATAAGCTGCTTTATCATAATTTTGACCAACCCTCTTTTTGGCAAAAGTACTTAATACACCTAATGGGCCAAAGTTTAGAAGCCGGTAATGACTCAGTTAAGGAGGATCTCCATGCACTGGCAAATCTTCTAGGTAAAAGGTCTGCAGGAACAGCCGGATCTCTCGATTCTACCATCAGCCTGCTTTATGATACACGCGCGGTCATCGTCAGACTGTTGGAGCAGGAATCCAAGGCGGGCACAATATCAGTCCACGACCTTTTTGATTGTATCAGGATTCTAGACCCGTTAAACCATACGATTGTTTCTTCCGTTATCGCCCATTATAATGAAATCCTTTCGATCACAAAGTTCGCACTGGAGGAATCTGCCGCCGATCTAAAAATGAGCCTTACCGAGCTTGCCGAACTGAAAAAAGTCCTCAACGAGGCAACCATTTTCGCCGTAATAGATGAACATGACAATTATTTGTATGTGAATGAACGGCTTTGTGAAATCTCGAAATATACGAAAGAAGAGCTGATTGGAAAAAACCCGTCCATTCTGGATTCGGGCTACCAATCGAGAGAGTTTTTCCAAGATGTTCTGGAGGAACTGAATAAAGGAAAGGTTTGGAACGGACAGATTCTAGCACAGGCAAAAGATGGCTCCACTTATTGGGTCGACACGACTCTGGTCCCGTTTCTTGATAGTACGGGGAAAAGGTATAAACATATTTCCCTCCAGTATGATATTACCGAACAAAAGAAGACAGAGGAAACATTGCTAAAGGCTGAAAAACTTTCCATGGTTGGGGAACTGGCGGCTGGCTTCGCCCATGAAATCCGCAACCCGTTAACGACCATCAAAGGCTTTGTCCAGCTTTTGACAGAAACGACAAAGGAAACTGTCTTTACGAGGACTATTTTGGATGAGATCGATCGAATCAATTCAATTGTAAGCGACTTCATGATTTTTGCCCGTCCGCATTCAACCGACTTTAGGCAATCCGACCTTGTCGGAATCCTTCACGATGCGGTAAAATTCCTTGAACCTGAAGCCACGCTCAGAAGCGTTCTCCTCATTACTCATTTTCCTAAAAAAGAAGTCCTGATTAATGGGGAAAAAAATCAATTGAAACAGGTTTTCCTCAATATCATCAAAAATGCGATCGAGGCCATTGTGGACGGTGGTATAGTAAGCATTTTACTCGAGGAACAAGAAAAACAAGTGGCGATAACCATTACGGATACCGGGGTCGGCATGACCGAGGAACAGCTTGCTAAGCTCGGCGAGCCTTTTTTCACCACAAAGGCGACCGGAAATGGGCTTGGACTAATGGTCACCCATAAGATTATCCGTGATCACCGGGGAACGATTGAAGTCCAAAGTGAAGGGCCCGGAAAAGGGTCTACCTTTATAATCACATTTCCTTACAGACAATGA
- a CDS encoding STAS domain-containing protein: MKDELQYIGEKIIANKHIIARNVTAILDKSNTFHLPGQVVDDERKVSFCAKFISHLGEALIGNEAAVLERIDLWGKKAAGVAIRYNVSLTDSLRSVTLFRTEIWDVFTDELEKKQFAAITMLDVSKIIDPLLDRVSSIVGEEFEAHTDTLMNVAYTALEELSVPVVPIVDGIAVVPLVGSIDTRRAKLIMEVSLAEGSRLDVRHMIFDVSGVPIIDTMVADQLFQIFSALRLTGVQPVITGIRPEISQTIVSLGLQFDGITTRASMHQALKDLGVQRIIK; this comes from the coding sequence ATGAAGGATGAATTACAGTATATTGGCGAGAAAATTATCGCGAATAAACACATTATTGCCCGGAATGTTACGGCGATCCTTGATAAAAGCAATACATTCCATTTGCCCGGTCAGGTAGTCGATGATGAAAGAAAGGTCAGTTTTTGTGCTAAATTCATTTCCCACCTCGGAGAAGCATTAATAGGAAATGAAGCAGCCGTTCTGGAGCGGATTGATCTTTGGGGCAAAAAGGCCGCGGGAGTGGCAATCCGCTACAATGTGTCGCTGACCGATTCATTAAGAAGTGTGACGTTATTCCGGACAGAAATTTGGGATGTCTTCACTGATGAGCTCGAAAAGAAGCAGTTCGCCGCCATTACCATGCTGGACGTTTCAAAAATTATCGACCCATTGCTCGATCGGGTTTCAAGCATTGTGGGTGAAGAATTTGAAGCGCATACAGACACATTGATGAACGTCGCCTACACGGCACTCGAAGAGCTCTCTGTTCCTGTCGTGCCTATCGTTGATGGAATAGCCGTCGTTCCATTGGTTGGTTCAATCGATACACGCCGCGCCAAGCTCATCATGGAAGTTTCACTCGCGGAAGGCAGCCGCCTCGATGTCCGCCATATGATTTTCGACGTCTCAGGTGTCCCGATCATCGACACGATGGTCGCCGACCAGCTCTTCCAGATCTTCAGCGCCCTTCGCCTGACAGGCGTCCAACCCGTCATCACCGGCATCCGGCCTGAAATCTCGCAAACCATCGTCAGCCTCGGCCTCCAATTCGACGGCATCACCACACGTGCCAGCATGCACCAGGCCCTCAAAGATCTTGGTGTCCAAAGAATCATAAAATGA